One part of the Entelurus aequoreus isolate RoL-2023_Sb linkage group LG05, RoL_Eaeq_v1.1, whole genome shotgun sequence genome encodes these proteins:
- the LOC133650867 gene encoding CXXC-type zinc finger protein 5-like isoform X1, translating into MSGRLSHGGRTEDLERSSCKQDSPVIERRNRSGIISAPLNKSLKNSRTLSQYTAVSSATSNGHKDNSETKSHLAKPQQPTPPQPTVSALTAAKLDRTLEQVLEGQNGLLHFAQAAALLKRAGMEHMLLPGGMGVGVGGGDAGSGASDLEGTSVTDAAGVPVDFPYGVGGGFPFNPGLFIMTPAGVFLADSALHMAGLTEYPAQNELASAINSGKKKRKRCGMCPPCRRRINCEQCSSCRNRKTGHQICKFRKCEELKKKPSAALEKVMLPTGAAFRWFQ; encoded by the exons ATGTCTGGTAGGTTGTCCCACGGGGGCCGGACCGAGGACCTGGAGCGGAGTAGCTGCAAACAGGACTCTCCTGTCATAGAACGCAGGAACCGCAGTGGCATCATCAGTGCACCATTAAACAAGAGCCTTAAGAACTCCCGCACCCTCTCGCAGTACACAGCGGTCTCCTCCGCCACCAGCAATGGACACAAAGACAATAGTGAGACAAAGAGCCACTTGGCCAAGCCCCAACAACCTACACCACCCCAGCCCACTGTCTCCGCACTGACAGCAGCCAAGTTGGACCGAACCCTAGAACAGGTTCTGGAGGGACAGAATGGCCTGCTGCACTTTGCCCAGGCAGCAGCACTATTAAAGCGGGCTGGTATGGAGCACATGCTTCTTCCTGGGGGCATGGGAGTGGGAGTTGGCGGAGGAGATGCCGGCTCGGGGGCTAGCGACTTAGAGGGTACGTCTGTCACGGATGCCGCAGGTGTTCCTGTTGACTTTCCATATGGAGTAGGGGGCGGCTTCCCCTTCAACCCGGGGCTTTTCATCATGACGCCGGCCGGAGTGTTTTTGGCGGACAGCGCACTGCACATGGCCGGTCTGACGGAGTATCCGGCACAGAACGAGCTGGCCTCTGCTATCAACTCCGGTAAAAAGAAACGAAAACGTTGCGGCATGTGCCCACCTTGCCGACGGCGGATTAACTGTGAGCAGTGCAGCAGCTGCCGGAATCGCAAGACGGGTCATCAGATCTGCAAGTTTCGCAAATGTGAGGAGTTGAAGAAGAAACCTTCTGCTGCTCTGGAG AAGGTGATGCTTCCGACAGGAGCGGCGTTCCGATGGTTCCAGTAG
- the LOC133650867 gene encoding CXXC-type zinc finger protein 5-like isoform X2, which yields MSGRLSHGGRTEDLERSSCKQDSPVIERRNRSGIISAPLNKSLKNSRTLSQYTAVSSATSNGHKDNSETKSHLAKPQQPTPPQPTVSALTAAKLDRTLEQVLEGQNGLLHFAQAAALLKRAGMEHMLLPGGMGVGVGGGDAGSGASDLEGTSVTDAAGVPVDFPYGVGGGFPFNPGLFIMTPAGVFLADSALHMAGLTEYPAQNELASAINSGKKKRKRCGMCPPCRRRINCEQCSSCRNRKTGHQICKFRKCEELKKKPSAALEVMLPTGAAFRWFQ from the exons ATGTCTGGTAGGTTGTCCCACGGGGGCCGGACCGAGGACCTGGAGCGGAGTAGCTGCAAACAGGACTCTCCTGTCATAGAACGCAGGAACCGCAGTGGCATCATCAGTGCACCATTAAACAAGAGCCTTAAGAACTCCCGCACCCTCTCGCAGTACACAGCGGTCTCCTCCGCCACCAGCAATGGACACAAAGACAATAGTGAGACAAAGAGCCACTTGGCCAAGCCCCAACAACCTACACCACCCCAGCCCACTGTCTCCGCACTGACAGCAGCCAAGTTGGACCGAACCCTAGAACAGGTTCTGGAGGGACAGAATGGCCTGCTGCACTTTGCCCAGGCAGCAGCACTATTAAAGCGGGCTGGTATGGAGCACATGCTTCTTCCTGGGGGCATGGGAGTGGGAGTTGGCGGAGGAGATGCCGGCTCGGGGGCTAGCGACTTAGAGGGTACGTCTGTCACGGATGCCGCAGGTGTTCCTGTTGACTTTCCATATGGAGTAGGGGGCGGCTTCCCCTTCAACCCGGGGCTTTTCATCATGACGCCGGCCGGAGTGTTTTTGGCGGACAGCGCACTGCACATGGCCGGTCTGACGGAGTATCCGGCACAGAACGAGCTGGCCTCTGCTATCAACTCCGGTAAAAAGAAACGAAAACGTTGCGGCATGTGCCCACCTTGCCGACGGCGGATTAACTGTGAGCAGTGCAGCAGCTGCCGGAATCGCAAGACGGGTCATCAGATCTGCAAGTTTCGCAAATGTGAGGAGTTGAAGAAGAAACCTTCTGCTGCTCTGGAG GTGATGCTTCCGACAGGAGCGGCGTTCCGATGGTTCCAGTAG